The following coding sequences lie in one Candidatus Limnocylindria bacterium genomic window:
- the mutM gene encoding bifunctional DNA-formamidopyrimidine glycosylase/DNA-(apurinic or apyrimidinic site) lyase: protein MPELPEVETIARQLREMVIGRRIASFESFWHRVTEPVPAAHFASRLKGRAITGVGRRGKFVVLELDGGEALIVSLRMTGKLLFRGPGAPDDTFVRASIGFDDGTVLRFSDTRKFGRMAIVDRADLAEDGERPRSRPGVPLHRVLGIEPLTPRFTTRWLREFLQLRGRSAIKPLLLDQRGIAGVGNIYDIEALWRARIHPLRTAGSLRPDEVAKLREALRFVLRKGIRLGGASRRDYLDARGGQGRMQREFQVYDRAGHPCPRCGRAVVRTVVGGRGTFHCPRCQRAPRRQ, encoded by the coding sequence ATGCCTGAGCTGCCCGAGGTCGAGACGATCGCGCGGCAGCTGCGCGAGATGGTCATCGGGCGGCGCATCGCGTCGTTCGAGTCGTTCTGGCATCGCGTGACCGAGCCGGTGCCCGCCGCGCATTTCGCGTCGCGGCTGAAGGGACGCGCGATCACGGGCGTCGGCAGGCGGGGCAAGTTCGTCGTCCTCGAGCTGGACGGAGGTGAGGCGCTCATCGTGTCGCTGCGCATGACCGGCAAACTCCTGTTCCGCGGGCCCGGCGCGCCCGACGACACGTTCGTCCGCGCCTCGATCGGATTCGACGACGGCACCGTTCTGCGCTTCTCGGACACGCGGAAGTTCGGTCGGATGGCGATCGTGGACCGGGCGGACCTCGCGGAGGACGGCGAGCGCCCGCGCTCTCGGCCGGGCGTTCCACTCCACCGCGTGCTTGGCATCGAGCCGCTGACCCCGCGCTTCACGACCCGCTGGCTGCGCGAGTTCCTGCAGCTGCGCGGCCGGTCCGCGATCAAGCCGCTGCTCCTCGACCAGCGCGGCATCGCCGGAGTGGGCAACATCTACGACATCGAGGCGCTGTGGCGCGCGCGTATCCATCCACTGCGGACCGCCGGCTCGCTCCGACCCGACGAAGTCGCCAAGCTGCGCGAGGCGCTGCGCTTCGTGCTCCGCAAGGGCATCCGCCTCGGCGGCGCGTCGCGCCGCGACTATCTCGACGCGCGCGGCGGCCAGGGCCGGATGCAGCGCGAGTTCCAGGTGTACGACCGCGCGGGCCATCCGTGTCCACGCTGTGGCCGCGCGGTCGTGCGCACCGTCGTCGGCGGGCGCGGGACCTTCCACTGCCCGCGGTGCCAGCGGGCGCCGCGACGACAATGA
- the polA gene encoding DNA polymerase I: MPERIILVDSNSLIYRGYFAIPPLTTTKGELSNATFGFASILLKAIEEIKPQHIAAAFDLPQKTFRHERDATYKATRKPMPDELRPQFERCKELLGKLGVPIYALPGFEADDVIGALAKQAEAAGLESIIVSGDLDTLQLVTPNTKLFTTRMGFQNTVVYDEAQIAQRYGLRPDQMIDFKALKGDTTDNIPGVPGVGEKTAAKLIAENGSIEGVYEELSRFTPKLRESLAANKDQVFRSREMSRIITDLPVTLDVAATRFRSYDRAGVLELFRDLEFRSLIPRLPPADGNLAPAPAPVARPGQLALGLDTAPLAAPPVATTLVGPEDAADVAARLRAASSVAVHADVDVGRHPVLLGLGLAVGEDAWYVPTISGVPAPIASVLADASVAKTAHDAKTARRALRRAGAELRGVTMDTMLASYLVNASRRYHALEDLSAERLKLEVPVLPVADRKDPHRVPTPEERLARAGAGAVAAARLGALFDEDLDRLGMRKLFAEIELPLVDVLVEMEEAGIAVDLPYLQSLGQEFAREVARIEREAYDAVGHEFPINSPKQLGSLLFEELKLPRGRRTATGYSTDAAVLEELRTAHPVVDKILEYREIEKLRSTYAEGLGPLVDPDTRRLHTTFDQAVAATGRLSSKNPNLQNIPIRTPLGRRIRRAFVAGGADLVLLAADYSQIELRVLAHMSGDPALTAAFREGADVHRRTAAAGFNVSEDQVTREQRDVAKMLNFGIIYGMSDFGLAWRMGMPREEAQRFINEYFKRYAQVQRYIIETKAFCAEQGYVETLLGRRRYIADMTSRNSAVRNAAERMAINMPIQGTAADIMKIAMRRVYDRLAEMESEARVMLQVHDELVVELPKDAVDATAQILRDEMSAAYALDVPVIVDVRVGTNWDEMTRIPQPAAAHA, translated from the coding sequence ATGCCCGAACGCATCATCCTGGTCGACTCGAACTCGCTCATCTACCGCGGCTATTTCGCGATCCCGCCGCTGACGACCACTAAGGGCGAGCTCTCGAACGCGACCTTCGGCTTCGCGTCGATCCTGCTCAAGGCGATCGAGGAGATCAAGCCGCAGCACATCGCCGCCGCCTTTGACTTACCCCAAAAGACCTTCAGACACGAACGCGACGCGACGTACAAGGCAACGCGTAAGCCGATGCCCGACGAGCTCCGCCCGCAGTTCGAGCGCTGCAAGGAGCTGCTCGGGAAGCTGGGCGTGCCCATCTACGCCCTCCCGGGCTTCGAGGCCGACGACGTGATCGGCGCCCTGGCCAAGCAGGCGGAGGCGGCTGGTCTCGAGAGCATCATCGTGTCGGGCGATCTCGACACGCTGCAGCTCGTCACACCGAACACGAAGCTGTTCACGACGCGAATGGGCTTCCAGAACACCGTCGTGTACGACGAGGCGCAGATCGCGCAGCGCTACGGCCTGCGGCCCGACCAGATGATCGACTTCAAAGCCCTCAAGGGCGACACGACGGACAACATCCCCGGCGTCCCCGGCGTCGGCGAGAAGACTGCCGCGAAGCTCATTGCGGAGAACGGCTCGATCGAAGGCGTGTACGAGGAACTCTCGCGATTCACGCCGAAGCTGCGCGAGAGTCTCGCCGCCAACAAAGACCAAGTCTTCCGCAGCCGCGAGATGTCCAGGATCATCACTGACCTGCCGGTCACGCTTGACGTCGCGGCAACGCGCTTCCGCAGCTACGACCGCGCCGGCGTGCTCGAGCTCTTCCGCGATCTCGAATTCCGCAGCCTCATCCCGCGACTCCCGCCTGCCGACGGCAACCTCGCGCCCGCTCCGGCGCCGGTCGCGCGGCCGGGTCAGCTCGCGCTGGGCCTCGACACCGCGCCTCTCGCCGCGCCGCCCGTCGCGACCACGCTCGTCGGTCCGGAGGATGCAGCCGACGTCGCGGCGCGGCTTCGCGCTGCGTCGAGCGTCGCGGTGCACGCTGACGTCGACGTCGGTCGCCACCCGGTCCTGCTCGGTCTTGGCCTCGCCGTGGGAGAGGACGCCTGGTACGTGCCGACGATCTCCGGCGTTCCAGCGCCCATCGCGTCCGTCCTTGCCGACGCGAGCGTCGCCAAGACCGCGCACGATGCGAAGACCGCGCGCCGCGCGCTCCGGCGTGCCGGTGCCGAGCTGCGCGGCGTGACGATGGACACGATGCTCGCGTCATATCTGGTGAACGCGAGCCGCCGCTATCACGCGCTCGAGGACCTCTCGGCGGAGCGCCTCAAGCTCGAGGTGCCGGTCCTGCCGGTGGCCGACCGCAAGGATCCGCACCGCGTCCCGACGCCGGAAGAGCGACTCGCACGCGCGGGCGCCGGTGCGGTCGCCGCGGCACGGCTCGGCGCGCTCTTCGATGAAGACCTCGATCGTCTCGGCATGCGCAAGCTCTTCGCGGAGATCGAGCTCCCGCTCGTGGACGTCCTGGTTGAGATGGAAGAAGCCGGCATCGCTGTCGACCTGCCCTACCTGCAGTCGTTGGGGCAGGAGTTCGCACGTGAGGTGGCGCGCATCGAACGCGAGGCGTACGACGCGGTCGGTCACGAGTTCCCGATCAACTCGCCGAAACAGCTCGGCTCGCTCTTGTTCGAGGAGCTGAAGCTGCCGCGCGGCCGGCGGACCGCGACGGGCTACTCGACGGACGCCGCGGTGCTGGAGGAGCTGCGCACCGCACATCCGGTGGTCGACAAGATCCTGGAGTACCGCGAGATCGAGAAGCTTCGTTCGACGTACGCCGAGGGCCTTGGCCCGCTCGTCGACCCGGACACGCGGCGGTTGCACACGACGTTCGACCAGGCTGTCGCCGCCACGGGGCGCCTGTCGAGCAAGAACCCCAATCTCCAGAACATCCCGATCCGCACACCGCTCGGGCGGCGCATCCGCCGCGCGTTCGTCGCCGGCGGAGCGGATCTCGTGCTGCTTGCCGCGGACTACTCACAGATCGAGCTGCGTGTCCTTGCGCACATGTCCGGTGACCCCGCGCTGACCGCCGCCTTCCGCGAAGGCGCCGACGTGCACCGCCGGACCGCAGCGGCCGGCTTCAACGTGAGCGAAGACCAGGTCACCCGGGAGCAGCGCGACGTCGCGAAGATGCTCAACTTCGGGATCATCTATGGCATGAGCGACTTCGGCCTTGCCTGGCGCATGGGGATGCCGCGCGAGGAGGCGCAGCGCTTCATCAATGAGTACTTCAAGCGGTACGCGCAGGTCCAGCGCTACATCATCGAGACCAAGGCATTCTGCGCCGAGCAGGGCTACGTCGAGACGCTTCTCGGCCGCCGCCGCTACATCGCGGACATGACCAGTCGCAACTCGGCGGTCCGCAATGCGGCCGAACGCATGGCCATCAACATGCCGATCCAGGGGACGGCCGCCGACATCATGAAGATCGCGATGCGCCGCGTGTACGACCGTCTCGCCGAAATGGAGTCCGAGGCGCGCGTCATGCTGCAGGTGCACGATGAGCTCGTCGTGGAGCTTCCGAAAGATGCCGTGGACGCGACCGCGCAGATCCTTCGCGACGAGATGTCCGCCGCCTATGCGCTCGATGTTCCCGTCATCGTCGACGTGCGCGTCGGCACGAACTGGGACGAGATGACGCGGATCCCGCAGCCAGCCGCCGCACATGCCTGA